The proteins below are encoded in one region of Paenibacillus albus:
- a CDS encoding alpha-amylase family glycosyl hydrolase, whose product MADALNKLPLKQWACGDVIYTFGLEDGRLHAVHAIGKGVWNGELSLDIGCDGRYETGRLEWHSFEGANTWELPRIVPSEGLEKPWQFVGWEETEPVAEAGPKSGSEACLTAYFRLDGMELAIRYRAVGGFAVIDAQFVNRGAASVHVNGVAFMASQRIGAEGAAIDFPGNVPYKVFEASTLAERTPVETGLVNPVIRLKAGDERTNLIFVDEEEKWGTGVYRDGDTLQLVNLAAVEANLAPGEKLVCGTLYIGPVGSGDSFEPIRELYIRKGWVPPTDGHRDGVLYSCHPHGTMDSDFPIKRDMAAFAEELPALRDMGIDHVWVLPIFEHLERGVYHPTDQRIVDQRYGGDRAVETFSRKLHELGMTLLFDYVPHGPELEDPLGIEFRRWASVRRDGEPQSEWNCLSFDMTNPEYLDYTKELVKEHVERFNIDGARIDCAMGGLTNWRPYDANRPSNSNLKGGIEISKAIRDGFIEAGKKPLSTPENFNPVPAYAPYTDVFYDMALYRVLFEMEAEELAPTDFARELTRWLEAELMSTVPGYVKLRFLGNHDTVTWVWNKSRATAWYGEERAKALWVLLSCIDGMPMLYQGDEDASIYLQEGPELRGFFRELFQMRKQYFDNDFITEYVYTGTPVFAFWRKNGADSRFIAINLSNEAVTLAMPESMPQGAALVYGDAEMNGGASTLGAYGSAVWSMKQSKA is encoded by the coding sequence ATGGCCGATGCTTTGAATAAATTGCCGCTTAAGCAGTGGGCTTGCGGAGATGTCATCTACACCTTCGGATTGGAGGATGGACGGCTTCATGCCGTCCATGCCATCGGCAAAGGTGTATGGAATGGCGAATTGTCGCTTGATATCGGCTGCGATGGCAGGTATGAGACAGGTCGGCTCGAATGGCACAGCTTTGAAGGCGCGAACACGTGGGAGCTGCCTCGGATCGTGCCGAGTGAAGGGCTGGAGAAGCCGTGGCAATTTGTCGGCTGGGAAGAAACGGAACCGGTGGCTGAGGCCGGACCGAAATCCGGCTCGGAGGCCTGCTTAACTGCCTACTTCCGCCTAGACGGCATGGAGCTAGCGATTCGATATCGTGCGGTTGGCGGGTTTGCGGTCATCGATGCTCAGTTCGTTAATAGAGGTGCTGCTTCCGTTCATGTAAACGGTGTTGCCTTTATGGCTAGCCAGCGGATTGGGGCGGAAGGAGCAGCTATTGATTTTCCAGGCAATGTTCCGTACAAGGTATTCGAAGCCTCTACTTTGGCTGAGCGGACGCCAGTAGAAACAGGTTTAGTTAATCCAGTTATCAGATTGAAGGCCGGCGACGAAAGGACGAATCTCATCTTCGTGGATGAAGAGGAGAAGTGGGGAACCGGTGTCTACCGCGATGGCGATACGCTGCAGCTCGTGAATCTCGCAGCAGTAGAGGCGAACTTAGCGCCGGGCGAGAAGCTCGTTTGCGGCACGCTGTATATCGGACCGGTCGGAAGCGGCGATTCGTTCGAACCGATTCGCGAGCTGTATATCCGTAAAGGCTGGGTACCGCCAACGGACGGTCATCGCGATGGCGTGCTCTATTCCTGTCACCCTCATGGCACGATGGATTCGGATTTTCCTATCAAGAGGGATATGGCTGCTTTTGCAGAGGAGCTGCCCGCGCTTCGCGACATGGGCATTGACCATGTATGGGTGCTGCCGATCTTCGAACATCTGGAGCGTGGCGTGTATCATCCGACGGATCAGCGTATCGTGGACCAGCGCTATGGCGGGGACAGAGCAGTCGAAACGTTCAGTCGCAAGCTGCATGAGCTCGGCATGACGCTGCTTTTCGATTATGTTCCGCATGGACCGGAGCTGGAAGATCCGCTCGGCATCGAATTCCGCAGATGGGCCTCAGTTCGCAGAGACGGCGAGCCGCAGAGCGAATGGAATTGTCTGAGCTTTGATATGACCAATCCCGAATATTTGGACTATACCAAGGAGCTCGTCAAGGAGCATGTCGAGCGTTTCAACATCGATGGGGCGCGCATCGACTGCGCAATGGGCGGCTTGACGAATTGGCGGCCATACGACGCGAATCGTCCGAGCAACTCGAACCTGAAGGGTGGTATCGAGATCAGCAAAGCGATCCGGGACGGATTCATCGAAGCGGGCAAGAAGCCGCTCTCGACGCCGGAGAACTTCAATCCGGTTCCGGCGTACGCTCCGTACACCGACGTTTTCTATGATATGGCGCTCTATCGGGTGCTCTTCGAGATGGAGGCGGAAGAACTTGCGCCGACTGACTTCGCCCGCGAGCTTACGCGGTGGCTGGAAGCTGAGCTTATGAGCACCGTTCCGGGCTACGTAAAGCTGCGCTTCTTAGGCAACCACGATACGGTCACATGGGTGTGGAACAAATCTCGTGCAACCGCTTGGTACGGTGAAGAGCGGGCGAAAGCGCTCTGGGTGCTGCTAAGCTGTATTGACGGCATGCCGATGCTCTACCAAGGCGACGAGGACGCTTCGATCTATCTGCAGGAAGGACCGGAATTGAGAGGCTTCTTCCGGGAGCTGTTCCAGATGCGCAAGCAGTACTTCGATAATGATTTCATAACGGAATATGTATATACGGGCACGCCTGTCTTTGCTTTCTGGCGTAAGAATGGAGCAGACAGCCGGTTCATCGCGATCAATCTCTCGAATGAAGCGGTGACGCTCGCGATGCCGGAATCCATGCCTCAAGGAGCTGCTCTTGTCTATGGCGATGCGGAGATGAATGGTGGAGCTTCAACGCTTGGCGCATACGGAAGTGCTGTTTGGTCAATGAAGCAATCGAAAGCGTGA
- a CDS encoding Gfo/Idh/MocA family oxidoreductase produces MRRLKVGLVGLGEVAQITHLPILENLADRYEIAALCDISPSLLQVLGEKHRVTNLYTDYKELAAQADLDAVFVLNSDEYHADSAIHALKNKKHVLIEKPMTLNHADADAMIKARDEAGVQVMVGYMRRFAPAFTEALEEIKTLGPIQYAKVRDIIGPNRKIIDQSSTVYRFTDIPKELMEDRWTRRSAMIKEAIGEVPQDIYNAYGLLAGLNSHDLSAMRELLGMPKRVVSATQWNGGGYITAILEFDGYFAVFETGVDEQCRFDASIEVFGKYKQLSVKYDTPYIRHLPTTLEVKETIGEAYHEYVKRPTLKDPYTVELETFYDVVTKGIAPKTTPEDYKQDLELFKMIADALLANEQ; encoded by the coding sequence ATGAGAAGATTAAAAGTTGGCTTGGTTGGACTTGGGGAAGTTGCTCAAATTACACATTTGCCTATACTGGAAAATTTGGCGGATCGCTACGAGATTGCGGCGCTTTGCGATATCTCACCTTCGCTGCTGCAGGTGCTTGGCGAGAAACACCGCGTGACGAATCTTTATACAGACTACAAGGAGCTGGCTGCCCAAGCGGATCTCGATGCCGTTTTCGTGCTAAACAGCGATGAGTATCACGCGGATTCGGCCATTCATGCACTGAAGAATAAGAAGCATGTGCTGATCGAGAAACCGATGACGCTCAATCATGCCGATGCGGATGCGATGATCAAGGCACGCGACGAGGCGGGAGTCCAGGTCATGGTCGGTTATATGCGCCGCTTCGCTCCAGCTTTCACGGAAGCGCTGGAGGAGATCAAGACGCTAGGCCCGATTCAATATGCGAAGGTTCGCGACATCATTGGACCAAACCGCAAGATCATCGATCAATCAAGCACGGTGTACCGGTTTACCGACATTCCGAAGGAGCTCATGGAAGACCGCTGGACGCGCCGCTCCGCAATGATTAAGGAAGCAATCGGCGAAGTGCCGCAAGATATTTATAACGCGTACGGACTGCTTGCGGGCTTGAACAGCCATGACTTGTCTGCCATGCGCGAGCTGCTCGGCATGCCGAAACGAGTCGTATCGGCGACGCAATGGAACGGCGGCGGTTACATAACGGCGATTCTTGAATTCGACGGCTACTTCGCGGTATTCGAGACAGGTGTAGACGAGCAGTGCCGCTTCGACGCTTCCATTGAAGTATTCGGCAAATATAAGCAGCTGAGCGTGAAGTACGATACACCTTATATTCGCCACCTGCCAACGACGCTGGAAGTGAAAGAAACGATCGGCGAGGCTTATCACGAATATGTGAAGCGTCCGACGCTGAAGGATCCTTATACAGTTGAGCTCGAAACGTTCTACGACGTCGTCACTAAGGGGATCGCTCCGAAGACGACGCCGGAGGACTACAAGCAAGATCTTGAGCTATTCAAAATGATTGCCGATGCGCTGCTTGCAAACGAGCAATAA
- a CDS encoding MDR/zinc-dependent alcohol dehydrogenase-like family protein: MKAAAIFGPGDVRMMEIEKPVPGPNELLIEVKACGLCSSELGMWVDSNFKTEEPIFFGHEVSGNVVAVGEGASKFAIGDRVTIFTDRGGYAEYVTVPEEWAIKIADHVPYDWAMGEPIGCAMNGTSRSGIEVGDTVVLIGVGFMGGLILQGIRLKGASRIIAVDTRPESLELARKLGADVIIDATKENAVERIMELTGYEGADVVIEATGKQGALDMGTEAVRIRGRLIIFGYHQGGKRTIDVQAWNWKGLDVINAHERDPQAYLKGIKTGIKLLESGQLVIEPLLSHYFELKDINHAFELAKSKPEGFLKAVITF, translated from the coding sequence ATGAAAGCAGCTGCAATATTCGGTCCCGGCGACGTCCGGATGATGGAAATAGAGAAGCCGGTACCCGGTCCAAACGAATTGCTCATTGAAGTTAAAGCCTGCGGGCTCTGTTCCTCAGAGCTCGGCATGTGGGTCGATTCGAATTTCAAGACAGAGGAGCCGATCTTCTTCGGACATGAAGTAAGCGGTAACGTTGTCGCAGTTGGTGAGGGAGCTAGCAAATTCGCAATCGGAGACCGCGTAACGATCTTCACGGATAGAGGGGGCTACGCGGAGTACGTAACCGTTCCGGAGGAATGGGCGATTAAGATTGCCGATCATGTTCCGTACGACTGGGCGATGGGCGAGCCGATCGGATGCGCGATGAATGGAACCTCGCGATCTGGCATCGAGGTCGGCGACACGGTCGTATTGATCGGAGTCGGCTTTATGGGAGGCTTGATTTTGCAAGGGATCCGCCTCAAAGGAGCCTCGCGCATTATCGCGGTCGATACGAGGCCAGAATCTCTTGAGCTTGCCCGCAAGCTCGGCGCTGACGTCATTATTGACGCGACCAAAGAGAATGCCGTCGAGCGGATTATGGAGCTGACAGGATACGAAGGAGCCGATGTTGTCATCGAAGCAACCGGCAAACAAGGCGCTCTTGATATGGGGACCGAAGCGGTGCGAATCCGTGGAAGGCTTATCATCTTCGGCTACCACCAAGGAGGCAAGCGTACGATTGACGTCCAGGCTTGGAACTGGAAGGGCCTCGATGTAATCAATGCGCATGAGAGAGATCCGCAAGCCTATTTGAAAGGCATTAAGACCGGAATCAAGCTGCTCGAATCCGGCCAATTAGTAATCGAACCGCTGCTCTCTCATTATTTTGAGCTGAAGGATATCAACCATGCTTTTGAGCTTGCGAAGAGTAAGCCGGAAGGTTTCTTGAAGGCCGTCATCACATTCTAA
- a CDS encoding carbohydrate ABC transporter permease, translating into MTYRIRKFAGTTVSHLVLAALSLACLIPFIWMISTSLKTKAGMWEFPPRWIPSPPLWHNYRDAFTLAPFGTYITNTLTLEVLTIAGQVISCTLIAYGFSRFRFRGRDTLFFLMLATMLIPEQVTMIPTFLFYSKLGWIDTYLPLVVPSFFGNAFYVFLMRQFLLTIPKDLDEAAKIDGANEFTILWRVLVPILRPSLTIIVVYTFTGVYNDFLSPLIYLNSPEKFTLAIGLANFVSSRSTEWNLLMAASTVILLPLLLIYYLAQKNLIGGIASLGIKG; encoded by the coding sequence ATGACCTACCGCATTCGCAAATTTGCTGGAACGACGGTATCGCATCTTGTGCTGGCGGCGCTGTCGCTCGCTTGTCTCATCCCTTTCATTTGGATGATTTCCACCTCTCTGAAGACGAAAGCAGGCATGTGGGAGTTTCCACCCCGGTGGATTCCTTCGCCGCCGCTCTGGCACAACTATCGGGACGCATTCACGCTTGCGCCTTTTGGCACCTACATTACGAATACGCTTACACTCGAGGTGCTCACCATCGCGGGACAAGTCATATCTTGTACGCTGATAGCATACGGTTTCTCTAGATTTCGTTTCCGTGGACGCGACACGCTGTTCTTCCTCATGCTGGCGACGATGTTAATTCCAGAGCAAGTGACGATGATTCCAACGTTCTTGTTCTACAGCAAGCTTGGTTGGATAGATACGTATTTGCCGCTTGTGGTCCCCTCGTTCTTCGGAAATGCCTTCTATGTGTTTCTGATGAGGCAGTTTCTTCTGACCATACCGAAGGATCTGGATGAAGCTGCGAAAATCGACGGTGCAAACGAGTTTACGATTCTGTGGCGGGTGCTGGTTCCGATCCTTCGGCCGTCGCTGACGATCATCGTTGTCTATACCTTTACCGGGGTTTATAACGACTTCTTGTCACCGCTCATTTACTTGAATTCGCCGGAGAAATTTACGCTGGCTATCGGCCTTGCGAACTTCGTATCTTCTCGCTCGACGGAATGGAACTTGCTTATGGCCGCTTCCACGGTCATTCTGCTGCCTCTGCTCCTCATTTACTACTTGGCGCAGAAGAACTTGATTGGCGGTATTGCAAGCCTTGGCATTAAAGGCTAA
- a CDS encoding carbohydrate ABC transporter permease, giving the protein MANTLLSKAERREERLGFLFISPWLIGFIAFAVFPIIASLLISFMKWDIYQAPSWVGWNNFNHLFHDKLFYKSMRVTLVYSAFAIPLGLVLGLALSLLLNMNIRGINTYRTLFYLPSVISGVAIAMVWKWIFNSDYGLLNYLLSLVGIHGPKWLEDPNWILTTYIIMSLWGIGGSAIIFLGGLQNIPGHLYEAAKIDGAKVVQRFTKITLPLLTPTLFFQLLMGIIGSFQVFTSAFMMNGRSGSAGGPENEGLFYMLYLYQKAFKSFDMGYASAMAWVGGLISFILAIIVYKTQGKWVFYDADDTQGKGKTA; this is encoded by the coding sequence ATGGCCAACACGCTATTGAGCAAGGCCGAACGAAGGGAGGAAAGACTTGGGTTTCTATTCATCTCGCCTTGGCTGATCGGGTTCATCGCATTCGCCGTTTTTCCAATCATAGCATCGCTGCTGATCAGCTTCATGAAGTGGGACATTTACCAAGCGCCGTCTTGGGTCGGCTGGAACAACTTCAATCACCTCTTCCACGATAAGCTGTTCTACAAGTCGATGCGCGTCACGCTCGTTTACAGCGCCTTTGCCATTCCGCTTGGTTTGGTTTTAGGTCTTGCTTTGTCCTTGCTGCTCAACATGAATATACGAGGCATCAATACGTACCGAACGTTGTTTTACTTGCCTTCTGTCATCTCAGGTGTTGCCATCGCAATGGTGTGGAAGTGGATTTTTAACAGTGACTACGGCTTATTGAACTACCTGCTGTCACTGGTTGGCATCCATGGACCGAAGTGGTTAGAAGATCCGAACTGGATTCTTACGACATATATTATTATGAGTCTTTGGGGCATTGGCGGAAGCGCTATCATCTTCTTGGGCGGGCTGCAGAACATTCCGGGACATCTATATGAAGCGGCCAAAATCGACGGAGCAAAGGTGGTTCAACGCTTCACGAAGATCACGCTCCCGCTGCTTACACCGACACTATTCTTCCAGCTTCTTATGGGTATTATCGGTTCATTCCAAGTGTTCACATCCGCGTTCATGATGAATGGCCGCTCGGGCAGCGCAGGCGGACCTGAGAATGAAGGACTGTTCTACATGCTGTATTTGTACCAGAAAGCGTTCAAGTCATTCGACATGGGCTATGCATCCGCGATGGCGTGGGTGGGAGGATTAATCTCATTCATCCTTGCGATCATTGTTTATAAAACACAGGGCAAATGGGTGTTCTACGATGCTGACGATACGCAAGGAAAGGGGAAAACGGCATGA
- a CDS encoding phytanoyl-CoA dioxygenase family protein → MSKLTAEEVAFYRENGYHLYKKPVFSAEKMARLTAIFEEQLAEKGDKLSDELDTPHFRDPRLLEYLLADEVLDLVEPIIGPDIILWSSHFICKDPFKGRQTPWHEDSAYWNGRFDKYDKIVTIWLAIDRSNKENGSMRVIPGTHHNGFSEYESVDMAINTFHATIKNIDESQAVYFELEPGECSLHDSRIIHGATANTSPYRRCGYTMRFLSADTKVVPERNENWQIFLARGQDRAGNQYVNVK, encoded by the coding sequence ATGTCCAAATTGACGGCAGAAGAAGTCGCATTTTATCGCGAGAATGGGTATCACCTCTACAAGAAACCTGTTTTCTCCGCAGAGAAAATGGCAAGGCTTACAGCGATCTTCGAAGAGCAATTAGCAGAGAAGGGCGATAAGCTCTCCGATGAGCTGGATACGCCTCACTTCCGAGATCCTCGCTTGCTGGAGTACCTGCTTGCTGATGAAGTGCTTGATTTGGTTGAACCGATTATCGGTCCGGACATTATTCTGTGGTCCAGCCATTTTATATGCAAAGATCCGTTCAAGGGCCGCCAGACGCCTTGGCATGAGGATTCTGCCTACTGGAACGGCCGCTTCGATAAGTACGATAAAATCGTCACAATCTGGCTTGCGATTGATCGCAGCAATAAAGAGAACGGCAGTATGCGAGTTATTCCGGGGACTCATCACAATGGCTTCTCCGAGTATGAATCCGTCGATATGGCGATCAACACCTTCCACGCGACAATTAAGAACATCGACGAGTCGCAAGCCGTTTATTTCGAGCTTGAGCCGGGTGAATGCTCGCTGCATGATTCCCGTATCATTCACGGAGCGACAGCAAACACAAGCCCATACCGGCGCTGCGGCTATACGATGAGATTCTTGTCGGCGGATACGAAGGTCGTACCCGAGAGGAATGAGAACTGGCAGATCTTCTTGGCACGCGGCCAGGACCGTGCGGGAAACCAGTATGTGAACGTGAAGTAG
- a CDS encoding helix-turn-helix domain-containing protein yields MDKLLEKNLLDPETEIHYAYHKSIKSITDMHNHDFYEIFLITKGSVMHLINGKKELLEAGTLCFVRPSDTHCYASDGNRSVELLNLAFSAHMVKAMFAYLDDGIEADRLLNCAMPPIKQIGTFQTEIIRDKMHEITVLPGMHKRQIRSEIRVLVADIMMSCFSERPDTAAAEAVPDWLVDLANEMRIKENFTEGLPRLYELSGKSPEHLTRVVKKCFSKTPTEWINEIRLQYAANLLVQTDDAIVTICMEAGYENLSHFYHLFKERYSITPAKFRKGNRKVAIPASGQTAPSFYEIPEYQNRTKSRTV; encoded by the coding sequence TTGGACAAGCTGCTGGAGAAGAACCTGCTGGATCCCGAAACGGAAATTCATTACGCCTATCACAAATCGATCAAGTCGATAACGGATATGCACAACCATGATTTCTATGAAATCTTCCTCATCACGAAAGGCTCCGTTATGCATCTTATTAATGGGAAGAAGGAACTGCTTGAAGCAGGCACGCTTTGCTTCGTCAGGCCTTCTGACACGCATTGCTACGCTAGTGATGGCAACCGTTCGGTAGAACTGCTCAATCTTGCCTTCTCCGCTCACATGGTAAAGGCCATGTTCGCTTATCTAGACGATGGAATTGAAGCAGATCGGCTTCTGAATTGCGCGATGCCGCCAATCAAGCAGATTGGAACGTTTCAAACCGAAATTATCCGGGATAAAATGCATGAAATCACCGTGCTTCCCGGCATGCATAAGAGACAGATTCGTTCCGAAATTCGTGTCCTAGTCGCAGATATTATGATGAGCTGTTTCTCTGAACGTCCAGATACCGCTGCAGCTGAAGCTGTGCCGGATTGGCTTGTGGATCTCGCCAACGAAATGCGGATTAAAGAAAACTTTACCGAAGGCTTGCCGCGACTGTATGAGCTTTCTGGCAAGAGTCCGGAGCATCTGACCCGTGTCGTCAAGAAATGCTTCAGCAAGACGCCAACCGAATGGATAAACGAAATCCGGCTGCAATATGCAGCCAACCTGCTCGTACAAACGGACGACGCGATCGTCACGATCTGCATGGAAGCGGGCTATGAGAATCTCAGCCATTTCTATCATCTGTTTAAGGAACGTTATTCCATTACGCCAGCGAAATTCCGCAAAGGAAATCGTAAGGTGGCGATTCCCGCATCCGGGCAGACGGCGCCAAGCTTCTATGAAATTCCGGAATATCAAAATAGAACAAAATCACGTACCGTCTAA
- a CDS encoding ABC transporter substrate-binding protein — MKKWAGITIAATLMVGTLAGCGSENNNSNTDTSGNAASTGNNASSSKPDKVTTIDFWQLDGTGTQDFYVTLIKQFEKDHPDIKVKMANIPEDGFFEKLNASFAAGKGPDMWGGWYSTDEFERGYIAPLDEFIARDSYDMDKYFQPATALRLKGADGHYYGLPRDMSNAVIYYNKDLFDKYGVPYPSSDWTLDDFHDAAKKLTHADEGIYGTDLFASDFNAITGNPIIWNMGGDVASDDGKKVKGYVDSPEMIKLFDYAQTLSKEGVNAPSSVMQTAGDQGPFSAGKIGMSLGFLWGYNDVKKATFKAGAVAFPKNPGSDLNFAWTEEVSWYMNNKSEKKDATWEFMKYLSSPEVGKQAIDTKFMWGPPMPSVWEEKGLEQDELLKVFLEQAKLKTKAPSYDRNRTWNEVGGMFGQAYTDVVNPVDGKSYKDPAEVLPKVADEMQAKIDELLAQQ; from the coding sequence ATGAAAAAGTGGGCAGGCATTACGATTGCGGCAACTCTGATGGTCGGCACTCTTGCCGGCTGCGGCTCAGAGAATAACAACAGTAATACAGACACATCCGGCAACGCGGCTTCAACTGGCAACAACGCATCATCTAGCAAACCGGACAAAGTAACGACCATTGATTTCTGGCAGCTGGACGGAACAGGGACGCAGGACTTTTATGTAACATTAATCAAGCAGTTCGAGAAGGATCATCCCGATATTAAAGTCAAAATGGCGAATATTCCGGAAGACGGCTTCTTCGAGAAGCTGAATGCTTCGTTCGCAGCAGGCAAAGGTCCTGATATGTGGGGCGGCTGGTATTCCACGGATGAATTCGAACGGGGCTACATAGCGCCACTGGATGAGTTCATCGCGCGTGACAGCTACGATATGGACAAGTACTTCCAGCCAGCGACTGCACTTCGTCTGAAAGGTGCGGACGGCCATTACTACGGCTTGCCGCGCGATATGTCTAACGCGGTCATTTATTATAACAAGGACTTGTTCGATAAATACGGCGTGCCGTATCCGAGCTCGGATTGGACGCTTGACGATTTCCATGACGCAGCCAAGAAGCTCACGCATGCGGATGAAGGCATCTATGGCACGGACCTGTTCGCAAGTGATTTCAACGCCATTACAGGTAATCCAATCATCTGGAATATGGGCGGCGATGTGGCAAGCGATGACGGCAAGAAGGTAAAGGGATACGTAGATTCGCCAGAAATGATCAAGCTGTTCGATTATGCGCAAACGCTATCTAAAGAAGGCGTAAACGCACCTTCCTCGGTCATGCAAACCGCAGGTGATCAAGGTCCATTCTCTGCCGGCAAAATCGGCATGTCGCTCGGATTCTTGTGGGGCTATAACGATGTGAAGAAAGCAACATTCAAAGCCGGAGCGGTTGCCTTCCCGAAAAATCCAGGTAGCGACCTCAACTTTGCATGGACAGAAGAAGTCAGTTGGTACATGAACAACAAGAGCGAGAAGAAGGACGCTACTTGGGAATTCATGAAGTATCTGTCCAGCCCAGAGGTTGGCAAGCAGGCGATTGATACGAAATTCATGTGGGGTCCTCCAATGCCAAGCGTGTGGGAAGAGAAAGGGTTGGAGCAGGACGAGCTGCTGAAAGTGTTCCTGGAGCAAGCGAAGCTGAAGACGAAAGCACCATCCTATGACCGCAATAGAACGTGGAATGAAGTCGGAGGCATGTTCGGTCAAGCGTACACGGACGTAGTGAATCCGGTTGATGGCAAGTCATACAAGGATCCAGCAGAAGTGCTGCCTAAAGTAGCGGATGAGATGCAAGCGAAGATCGACGAGCTGCTCGCACAGCAATAA
- a CDS encoding cytochrome c oxidase subunit II transmembrane domain-containing protein yields MNITKLMRLPATIGVLASTVLLASGCKSMIVFDPKGPIGSQQRDLINITMLLCLIILVPVLIIAAWIVVRFRDKKGNDAPYQPVWSHNTKLEIIWWSIPIIVILILAIVTAKYTYKLDPAKPIVSDKKAITIQATSLDWKWLFQYPDQGIATVNYLVIPEKTPIKFELTSDGPMNSFWVPQLGGMIYTMSGMATTMYLQADETGNYMGTGANFTGRDFAKMGFTAKTVSQSDFDGWVTESKSGGSALTEEGYQTLAKPGTSDRMTFASIPSGLFERIVHGYSMSRGAPPGYTLKAKTLSGEKALEDSEGGQLPPGNNAQKDSPDVGSFGSGHTYHKLDNHHMYHGK; encoded by the coding sequence ATGAATATTACAAAGCTCATGCGGCTGCCCGCCACAATCGGCGTCTTGGCGAGCACCGTCCTGCTTGCATCGGGCTGCAAGTCCATGATTGTCTTCGATCCGAAGGGACCTATCGGCTCCCAGCAGCGTGACCTGATCAATATCACAATGCTGCTTTGCCTAATCATACTGGTTCCGGTGCTCATCATTGCAGCCTGGATCGTCGTGCGCTTCCGCGACAAGAAGGGCAATGATGCGCCATACCAGCCTGTATGGTCACACAATACCAAGCTCGAGATTATCTGGTGGAGCATTCCGATCATCGTCATCTTGATCTTGGCGATTGTGACTGCGAAGTACACGTACAAGCTGGATCCGGCTAAACCGATCGTATCCGACAAGAAGGCCATCACGATCCAAGCAACGTCACTGGACTGGAAATGGCTGTTCCAATATCCGGATCAAGGTATCGCAACCGTCAACTATTTGGTCATCCCCGAGAAGACGCCGATTAAATTCGAGCTAACCTCTGACGGGCCGATGAACTCGTTCTGGGTGCCGCAGCTTGGCGGGATGATCTACACGATGTCCGGCATGGCGACAACGATGTATCTTCAAGCCGATGAAACCGGTAATTATATGGGCACCGGAGCTAATTTTACAGGCCGTGATTTCGCGAAAATGGGCTTTACTGCGAAAACCGTCTCGCAGAGCGACTTCGATGGCTGGGTAACGGAATCGAAGTCCGGGGGGAGCGCATTAACCGAGGAAGGCTATCAGACGCTTGCCAAGCCTGGGACTTCTGACCGAATGACCTTCGCCTCCATCCCGTCCGGCTTGTTCGAGCGAATTGTCCATGGCTACTCCATGAGCCGCGGCGCTCCTCCTGGTTATACGTTAAAGGCGAAGACGTTAAGCGGCGAGAAGGCTCTCGAAGATTCGGAAGGCGGTCAGCTTCCCCCGGGCAATAATGCACAGAAGGATAGCCCTGACGTTGGCAGCTTCGGCTCCGGTCATACCTATCATAAGCTCGACAACCATCACATGTATCATGGCAAATGA